In Antennarius striatus isolate MH-2024 chromosome 8, ASM4005453v1, whole genome shotgun sequence, a single window of DNA contains:
- the znf207b gene encoding BUB3-interacting and GLEBS motif-containing protein ZNF207b isoform X1 has protein sequence MGRKKKKQMKPWCWYCNRDFDDEKILIQHQKAKHFKCHICHKKLYTGPGLAIHCMQVHKETIDSVPNAIPGRTDIELEIYGMEGIPEKDMQERRRTLEQKSQESQKKKSNNQDDSDEDDDDDDEAGPSIPQASAVQPQSGYAAPMAQLGMPPVAGAPGMHHGGYQGMPPIMPGVPPMMHGMPPAMHGMPPGMMPMGGMMPPMMPGMPGLPPGMPPHMAPRPGMPHMAPAPTAGAIPSRQAAPVAQPAVTKPLFPSAAQMGSGVHSSTAAVSSPPADLQSVSSQPLFPNTSQAQQNTSGPAASNSHSTPSASDPPKATFPAYTQSSVSSSSSTSASSNSSSSTVAKPPATVSNKPATLTTTSATSKLIHPDEDISLEEMKAQLPRYQRLVPRPGQAHVAAPPVTAVGSIMPPQQGMPPQQPGMRHPMHGQYGAPPQGMPSYMPGGMPPYGQGPPMVPPYQGGPPMGIRPPAMSPAGRY, from the exons ATGGGgcgaaaaaagaagaagcagatgaAGCCATGGTGCTG GTACTGTAATCGGGATTTTGATGACGAAAAGATCCTCATTCAGCATCAGAAGGCGAAGCAtttcaaatgtcacatttgCCACAAGAAGCTCTACACTGGTCCGGGTTTGGCTATTCATTGCATGCAG gtacacaAGGAAACTATTGATAGTGTTCCAAATGCAATTCCTGGAAGAACAGACATTGAGTTAGAGATCTATGGAATGGAGGGGATTCCGGAGAAGGACATGCAGGAGAGACGGAGGACATTAGAACAGAAGTCACAAG agagtcaaaagaaaaaatcaaacaatcagGATGACTCGGATgaagatgacgatgacgatgatgaagcAGGGCCTTCAATACCACAAGCTTCTGCGGTCCAGCCCCAGTCTGGTTACGCTGCTCCAATGGCCCAGCTTGGGATGCCTCCTGTGGCTGGAGCACCCGGGATGCACCATGGAGGATATCAAG GAATGCCTCCTATAATGCCAGGCGTCCCTCCTATGATGCACGGCATGCCTCCTGCCATGCATGGAATGCCGCCAGG TATGATGCCAATGGGTGGAATGATGCCTCCCATGATGCCAGGCATGCCTGGTTTACCCCCTG GGATGCCACCTCACATGGCCCCAAGGCCAGGGATGCCCCATATGGCTCCAGCCCCCACAGCAGGAGCTATACCCAGTCGCCAAGCAGCACCAGTGGCCCAGCCTGCTGTCACCAAACCATTGTTCCCCAGCGCAGCACAG ATGGGCTCTGGTGTTCATAGCAGCACAGCAGCCGTTTCTTCTCCACCTGCAGACCTTCAGTCTGTCTCCTCCCAGCCTCTCTTTCCTAACACATCACAA gCCCAGCAGAACACTTCAGGACCTGCTGCCTCCAACTCCCATAGTACGCCTTCTGCCTCCGACCCTCCAAAAGCCACTTTTCCGGCCTACACCCAGTCctctgtctcttcttcctcttccacttctGCTTCTTCTAACTCTTCTAGCAGCACTGTGGCCAAGCCCCCAGCCACAGTGAGCAATAAACCTGCCACCCTCACCACCACGAGTGCAACTAGTAAGTTGATCCACCCTGATGAGGATATCTCACTG GAAGAGATGAAGGCTCAGTTGCCTCGCTACCAGCGTCTCGTACCCAGGCCCGGCCAGGCCCATGTGGCTGCTCCACCGGTGACAGCTGTGGGCAGCATAATGCCCCCACAGCAAGGCATGCCACCGCAGCAGCCTGGAATGAGGCATCCCATGCATG GTCAGTATGGTGCTCCTCCACAGGGCATGCCAAGCTACATGCCTGGAGGAATGCCACCATATGGGCAGGGACCTCCTATGGTGCCCCCTTACCAGGGAGGCCCTCCCATGGGTATAAGGCCGCCCGCCATGTCTCCAGCTGGACGCTACTGA
- the cd7al gene encoding cd7 antigen-like isoform X1 yields MIDITFSPRDHVWSPLAALKMTGIQYLACLWALCITQTGLCHEVQILERHAGQAAVLRCSLERRNPAPLGLYVKRVWRHPSEVLFKYTQNDFTPRNADDKTRITVDGDPSTHSVNVTISQLRPSDTDRYVCDFIVDNPSGEDLHLPGDTEFLLLAGEDTPGSLDVGLVETCAGNSAMLPCLTTNGEGLAVEGMILKRRKDLGLWEVLYHSKHHHNSGAPLSSPSHFPAERVHLSPGLGPTGVTYNLTLQQLQPEDSGLYSCQLLLRGKSDSTHVGRKVFFLSVQEQCGCTRYSTLLYALFAAVAVLLILLVFLLVYQRKTHRSVKPHAQPPIYEEMSGVQTTSRKLVPLHLGEVEASENRNRLVMKSCAGNHYESPRGAVAPQKEYEKFDQLSTLMS; encoded by the exons ATGATTGACATCACCTTCTCTCCTCGGGATCATGTCTGGTCTCCTCTGGCAGCCTTAAAGATGACTGGGATCCAGTACCTGGCTTGTCTGTGGGCTCTGTGCATCACACAGACTGGAT tGTGTCACGAGGTCCAGATCTTGGAGCGGCATGCGGGGCAGGCTGCGGTTCTCCGCTGCTCGCTGGAGCGCAGGAACCCCGCGCCTTTGGGACTCTACGTGAAGCGTGTGTGGCGACATCCGAGTGAAGTCCTCTTCAAATACACGCAGAATGACTTCACTCCGAGGAACGCCGACGACAAAACCCGCATCACGGTGGACGGAGACCCGAGCACACACTCCGTGAACGTGACCATCTCCCAGCTGAGGCCCAGCGACACGGACCGTTACGTCTGTGACTTCATCGTGGATAACCCTTCAGGGGAAGACCTCCACCTGCCCGGAGACACGGAGTTCCTCCTGCTCGCCGGTGAAG ACACCCCAGGCTCTCTGGATGTAGGTTTGGTAGAGACGTGCGCCGGGAACTCGGCCATGCTCCCGTGTCTCACCACAAACGGGGAGGGCCTGGCTGTGGAAGGGATGATTCTGAAGCGGCGGAAAGATCTGGGACTCTGGGAGGTGTTATACCACTCAAAGCATCACCACAACAGCGGCGCTCCATTGTCCTCCCCGTCCCACTTTCCTGCTGAGAGGGTACACCTGTCCCCCGGTCTCGGCCCTACCGGCGTGACCTACAAcctgaccctccagcagctacAGCCTGAAGACAGCGGCCTGTACAGCTGCCAGCTGCTCCTACGGGGCAAATCCGACAGCACCCACGTAGGGAGAAAAGtgttcttcctgtctgtgcaAG AGCAGTGCGGCTGCACCCGCTACTCCACCCTGCTGTATGCTTTGTTCGCCGCTGTGGCtgttctcctcatcctccttgtgtttttgttagTTTATCAA CGTAAAACTCACCGCAGTGTCAAGCCCCACGCCCAACCCCCCATCTACGAGGAGATGTCCGGGGTGCAGACCACCAGTCGAAAACTGGTTCCCCTACATCTGGGGGAAGTGGAAGCTTCTGAGAACAGAAACCGACTTGTGATGAAATCCTGCGCTGGAAATCATTATGAAAGCCCCAGGGGGGCCGTCGCTCCTCAGAAGGAGTATGAAAAGTTTGATCAACTCTCCACCCTCATGagttaa
- the tnrc6c2 gene encoding trinucleotide repeat-containing gene 6C protein gives MEEKKKKKQEEKTKTDIIQKKAADQKPKVPEPAPTKPSLNPPPYHLPPTSPTLPLSSSSSSGNGKRTSTSCQLPTQTPPQQQCQLSSASARYPPREVPPRFRQQEHKQLLKRGQPLPAGALSVLTLSSSSSVSASYSSPSTTTASSTPDCVTSTAGNHSPDISIQTGPVTQYETPHWGPSIPVDSASSANCWDKVIIDESDTEAWPLINRSSDPCHPAAPECPLGSASPNQDTSAVTTICSSSFLSMATGAAGQQAHYPSLKATNNMMTGPGSANTLAGNRGWGSDGKQDGMNHGRITAPNNWSSPNFNLNLNPNANPSAWPVLGHEGGGGGGPNRVSNSPSLPPGINGNGKIGNGSLGDADSGGGSWVGMISANENDQQHTSTNKSLSFNMEPANLDTNGPNHMNQQQQTQDPMSPIHGLTGWGGQSPTESSQLNGDTTGSSVWGSGDTKAADSPKASSWDSTPSGGLSAWGVQGSGGGEGGGWGEWGKSSTDASKGWESVDAGSSGSGQEQQISSWGQQSGTAPASEGSGDSNDGQSHSRDRSSSMDFTPILPRQDLDPKVLSNTGWGQTPIRQNTVWEMEEANSDNGKSISICDTLEDSNGGTPSTNGGTINPNIASSQRPRSVEKSEGPSSSGWGAPPPQPIQTGSGWRDPPQSLSKAQNGTASGWGDPLPAIGSRNGGTPSWGSEEKTPNWDDGLMKDQSNSWGEGSKSSRAWDNSNGGSNGSSTGDWGESELKNNGSSSMWEGESGTGEGNGWKESPRAGSRGGGWAKSATAGTNGSWGEIPRTNGQVQGGWGSSKPQESSSSSTGSGGGGSIGSWGGPGSVKQNKSSWGSGNKQDQGMEATGWEEPSPPSIRRKMEIDDGTSTWGDPTSYKKTVNMWDRNNVSNNQGNSGAPPNKNGGVIIPNNHSVGHGNNNHLAHHMHHHPQHSQPPTHPQHHGNNNGSPNNGASHPGATSQGRPPLANPGWGELPNVQPKSEPAWGEPAAPTSTVDNGTSAWGKPTGGIGGWGDGGHEPPGPYGRANGLPSSAPCKPGPKSMQDSWGNGGEEIVMSTSQWDAEDGDMWNSPTTAQENSTNSWSNGPKKGPSKGKICNKTDEVWIMNRLIKQLTDMGFPRDPAEEALKSNNMNLDQAMSALLEKKTDLDKRGMSMSDYSNGMNKPMVCRPSAISKDPSDRNSFLDKDGVMSDDAPSSPFLPSPSLKLPLTNSSLPGQGLGQGNPGLAMQNLNRPQIPSGMFGSSGAAQTRAMQQQQQPPPQPPVPPLSSSQPSLRAQVPQFLSPQVQAQLLQFAAKNIGLNPALLTSPINPQQMTLLYQLQQLQMAYQRLQIQQQMMQAQRNVSGPIRQQEQQVARTITNMQQQIQQHQRQLYQALLMKQHQLPSHSSSSSSAGLHPLGCTAGGPGSGKSTLDPFTVPHQAPGLADTLHTKEPPSSPNAYSTYPLTGLNPNMNVNCMEVGGLSLKEPPQPQSRLSQWTHSNSMDSVSCNSSNMENNLNKHGAISASSTLPPPGKPPQLEDSYSPYNMMSTSESPSGPLVPPDSWSQGKSPNEKISNGTNINWPPEFCPGVPWKGLQNIDPENDPNMTPGSVPSGPTINTNIHDVNRYLLRDRNGGKLSDMKSTWSAGPVSQSQASLSHELWKVPQGPRSTTTPSRPPPGLTNNKPSSTWGGNSLGLAQGWSGSYSSEGTTWSTDSSNRTSSWLVLRNLTPQIDGSTLRTLCMQHGPLITFHLNLTQGNAVVRYSSKDEAAKAQKSLHMCVLGNTTILAEFAGEEEVNRFFAQGQSLGANANSWQANPGNNQNRMGTTQSHSIGQWSSGGGGGGGKTSGGDLLWGGVPQYSSLWGPPNGEDARVIGSPTPINTLLPGDLLSGESM, from the exons aTATATCCATCCAGACTGGCCCTGTTACTCAGTATGAGACACCTCATTGGGGACCCTCTATACCAGTTGACAGTGCCTCCAGTGCCAACTGCTGGGACAAAGTGATTATTGACGAAAGTGACACAGAAGCTTGGCCCTTAATCAACCGCAGTAGTGACCCCTGCCACCCTGCAGCACCAGAATGCCCCTTGGGCTCAGCTAGCCCTAACCAAGACACCAGTGCTGTCACTACCATCTGTAGTAGTAGTTTTCTGAGTATGGCCACAGGTGCCGCAGGCCAGCAGGCCCACTACCCCTCTCTCAAAGCTACCAATAACATGATGACGGGACCTGGGTCCGCCAATACATTAGCTGGTAATAGAGGCTGGGGTTCAGATGGAAAACAAGATGGAATGAATCATGGACGAATAACAGCACCCAACAACTGGAGCTCTCCCAACTTTAACTTGAACCTCAATCCCAATGCCAATCCATCTGCCTGGCCTGTTCTCGGTCATGAGGGCGGAGGTGGTGGTGGCCCAAATCGGGTGTCAAACTCCCCATCTCTACCTCCAGGTATTAATGGCAATGGAAAAATTGGGAATGGGAGCCTGGGTGATGCTGACAGTGGTGGAGGAAGCTGGGTTGGCATGATAAGTGCTAATGAAAATGATCAACAGCACACTTCAACCAACAAAAGCTTGTCCTTCAATATGGAACCTGCTAACCTTGACACTAATGGACCAAACCATATGAATCAACAGCAGCAAACCCAGGACCCCATGAGCCCCATCCATGGTTTAACTGGCTGGGGAGGCCAGTCACCCACTGAATCATCCCAGCTCAATGGGGACACAACAGGCAGCTCTGTGTGGGGAAGTGGAGATACCAAGGCAGCTGATTCTCCCAAGGCTTCAAGCTGGGACTCAACTCCTTCTGGAGGCCTTTCTGCCTGGGGTGTCCAAGGCAGTGGTGGGGGTGAAGGTGGTGGCTGGGGTGAGTGGGGGAAATCCTCTACTGATGCATCTAAAGGGTGGGAGTCGGTAGATGCTGGTAGTTCTGGGTCAGGCCAAGAGCAGCAAATTAGCTCATGGGGTCAGCAGTCTGGAACAGCCCCAGCAAGTGAGGGTAGTGGGGACAGCAACGATGGTCAATCCCACAGTAGAGACAGATCCTCCAGCATGGATTTTACGCCAATATTACCCCGGCAGGACCTGGACCCTAAGGTGCTGAGTAACACAGGTTGGGGACAGACCCCCATCCGACAGAACACTGTatgggagatggaagaagcaaaCTCTGATAATGGGAAGAGCATTAGCATTTGTGACACCTTAGAAGACTCTAATGGTGGAACCCCATCCACCAATGGAGGTACCATCAACCCAAATATTGCTTCTAGTCAGAGGCCTAGGTCTGTAGAAAAAAGTGAAGGGCCATCATCCTCTGGCTGGGGAGCCCCGCCACCTCAGCCAATTCAGACCGGATCAGGGTGGCGGGATCCCCCACAATCCCTCAGCAAAGCCCAGAATGGCACTGCCAGTGGATGGGGAGACCCTTTGCCTGCCATTGGTTCCAGAAATGGAGGTACGCCATCATGGGGTTCTGAGGAAAAGACCCCCAATTGGGATGATGGCCTGATGAAGGACCAATCTAATAGCTGGGGTGAGGGCTCTAAAAGCTCCCGAGCTTGGGACAACAGCAATGGGGGCTCCAATGGCTCCAGTACTGGTGACTGGGGAGAATCAGAGCTCAAAAACAATGGATCATCCAGTATGTGGGAAGGAGAAAGTGGGACCGGAGAAGGTAATGGTTGGAAAGAAAGCCCCAGAGCAGGAAGTAGAGGAGGAGGTTGGGCAAAATCAGCTACTGCTGGGACAAATGGTAGCTGGGGGGAGATTCCACGCACCAATGGCCAGGTGCAAGGAGGCTGGGGATCTTCTAAACCCCAGGAAAGCAGTAGCAGTAGCACTGGCAGTGGAGGAGGCGGTAGTATTGGTTCCTGGGGTGGTCCAGGTTCTGTGAAGCAGAACAAATCTAGCTGGGGCAGTGGTAACAAACAGGACCAGGGTATGGAGGCTACTGGCTGGGAAGagccctcccctccctccattCGCAGAAAAATGGAGATTGATGACGGCACATCCACTTGGGGTGATCCCACATCCTACAAGAAGACTGTCAACATGTGGGATCGCAACAATGTCAGTAATAACCAAGGCAACAGTGGTGCACCTCCCAATAAAAATGGTGGAGTGATTATCCCCAACAATCACTCTGTTGGGCACGGCAACAACAATCATCTTGCTCACCACATGCACCACCATCCACAACACAGCCAACCCCCAACTCACCCACAacaccatggaaacaacaatGGGTCACCCAACAATGGTGCCTCACATCCAGGTGCGACTTCCCAGGGTAGGCCCCCCCTTGCCAACCCAG GTTGGGGAGAGCTTCCCAATGTTCAACCCAAGTCAGAGCCTGCTTGGGGAGAGCCAGCAGCTCCAACATCAACGGTGGACAATGGCACTTCTGCCTGGGGTAAGCCCACAGGAGGAATAGGAGGATGGGGAGATGGTGGCCATGAGCCCCCTGGACCTTATGGCAGGGCCAATGGACTCCCAAGTTCTGCACCCTGCAAGCCAG GCCCCAAATCTATGCAAGATAGCTGGGgaaatggaggagaggagatagTCATGTCCACTAGCCAATGGGATGCAGAGGATGGTGACATGTGGAACAGTCCCACCACCGCCCAGGAGAACAGCACTAACTCCTGGAGCAATGGACCCAAGAAGGGTCCAAGCAAG GGTAAAATTTGCAACAAAACAGACGAGGTTTGGATCATGAACCGTCTTATCAAACAGCTTACTGACATGGGTTTTCCG AGAGACCCTGCTGAGGAGGCGCTGAAGAGCAACAACATGAATCTTGACCAGGCCATGA GTGCTCTGTTGGAGAAAAAGACAGACCTGGACAAGCGGGGAATGAGCATGTCTGATTACAGCAATGGCATGAACAAGCCCATGGTGTGTCGGCCCTCTGCAATCTCCAAAGACCCTTCTGACCGCAACTCCTTTCTTGACAAG GATGGTGTTATGTCAGACGATGCCCCTTCATCACCATTTCTGCCTTCCCCTAGCCTGAAGCTCCCCCTGACCAACAGTAGCCTTCCTGGGCAGGGTCTGGGGCAGGGCAACCCGGGGTTGGCCATGCAAAACTTGAACAGACCGCAG ATACCCAGTGGAATGTTTGGCAGCAGTGGAGCAGCACAAACCCGGGCcatgcagcaacagcagcagcctcCTCCTCAGCCACCAGTGCCACCTCTCAGCTCCTCCCAGCCTAGTCTACGTGCTCAAGTGCCTCAGTTTCTTTCCCCTCAG GTCCAAGCACAACTCTTGCAGTTTGCAGCAAAAAACATTGGTCTGAATCCTGCACTTTTAACCTCACCAATAAACCCTCAACAAATGACTCTCTTGTACCAACTTCAGCAACTGCAAATG GCATACCAACGTTTACAAATCCAGCAACAGATGATGCAGGCACAACGCAATGTTTCTGGCCCCATAAGACAACAAGAGCAGCAA GTTGCACGAACAATCACCAACATGCAACAACAGATCCAGCAGCACCAGCGTCAGCTGTACCAAGCGTTGCTGATGAAGCAACACCAACTTCCCTctcattcctcctcttcctcttctgctggTCTGCATCCTCTCGGTTGCACTGCTGGAGGCCCTGGTTCTGGAAAATCAACCCTTGACCCCTTCACAGTCCCACACCAGGCTCCAGGCCTCGCGGACACACTGCACACCAAAGAGCCTCCATCTTCGCCCAATGCCTACAGTACCTACCCTCTCA CTGGACTGAATCCAAACATGAATGTAAACTGCATGGAGGTTGGGGGTCTGTCCCTGAAGGAGCCCCCTCAGCCCCAATCTCGCTTGTCCCAGTGGACACACTCCAACTCCATGGACAGCGTCTCTTGCAACTCCTCAAACATGGAGAACAACCTCAACAAGCATG GTGCCATATCTGCTAGTTCTACCCTACCCCCCCCTGGAAAACCTCCTCAGCTGGAGGACTCATACAGCCCTTACAATATGATGTCCACTTCTGAGTCCCCCAGTGGCCCCCTGGTGCCCCCGGATAGCTGGAGTCAAGGCAAAAGCCCAAATGAAAAGATCTCCAATGGGACCAACATTAACTGGCCCCCAG AGTTCTGCCCTGGTGTTCCATGGAAGGGCCTTCAGAACATCGACCCTGAGAATGACCCCAACATGACTCCCGGCAGTGTCCCTAGTGGTCCAACCATCAATACCAACATCCATGATGTCAATCGTTACCTGCTGCGGGACAGGAATGGAG GTAAACTGTCTGACATGAAGTCCACCTGGTCTGCAGGACCCGTTTCCCAGAGCCAAGCTTCTTTGTCCCATGAGCTGTGGAAAGTCCCCCAGGGGCCACGCAGCACCACAACACCTTCCCGGCCCCCGCCTGGCCTCACCAACAACAAGCCATCCTCCACTTGGGGGGGCAACTCTCTGGGCCTGGCCCAAGGTTGGAGCGGCTCCTACTCCTCTG AGGGGACAACCTGGAGCACGGACAGCTCCAACAGAACCAGCAGTTGGCTGGTGCTGAGGAATCTCACCCCACAG ATTGATGGCTCCACTCTGCGGACCCTGTGCATGCAGCATGGCCCCCTGATCACATTCCACCTCAACCTGACCCAGGGGAACGCTGTGGTGCGCTACAGCTCCAAGGACGAGGCTGCAAAGGCCCAGAAGTCTCTGCACAT GTGTGTGCTTGGAAACACCACCATCCTGGCGGAGTTTGCCGGCGAGGAGGAGGTGAACCGCTTCTTTGCACAAGGCCAGTCGCTAGGGGCGAACGCCAATAGCTGGCAGGCAAATCCGGGAAACAATCAAAACCGGATGGGGACGACACAGTCCCACTCTATCGGGCAGTGGAGTAGCGGCGGCGGAGGCGGCGGAGGCAAAACCAGCGGAGGTGACCTCCTGTGGGGCGGGGTGCCCCAGTACTCCAGTCTGTGGGGACCTCCTAACGGAGAAGATGCGCGCGTTATTGGAAGCCCAACCCCCATTAACACCCTGCTACCTGGAGATCTGCTGAGTGGGGAGTCCATGTAG
- the cd7al gene encoding cd7 antigen-like isoform X2 has translation MIDITFSPRDHVWSPLAALKMTGIQYLACLWALCITQTGLCHEVQILERHAGQAAVLRCSLERRNPAPLGLYVKRVWRHPSEVLFKYTQNDFTPRNADDKTRITVDGDPSTHSVNVTISQLRPSDTDRYVCDFIVDNPSGEDLHLPGDTEFLLLAGEGSLDVGLVETCAGNSAMLPCLTTNGEGLAVEGMILKRRKDLGLWEVLYHSKHHHNSGAPLSSPSHFPAERVHLSPGLGPTGVTYNLTLQQLQPEDSGLYSCQLLLRGKSDSTHVGRKVFFLSVQEQCGCTRYSTLLYALFAAVAVLLILLVFLLVYQRKTHRSVKPHAQPPIYEEMSGVQTTSRKLVPLHLGEVEASENRNRLVMKSCAGNHYESPRGAVAPQKEYEKFDQLSTLMS, from the exons ATGATTGACATCACCTTCTCTCCTCGGGATCATGTCTGGTCTCCTCTGGCAGCCTTAAAGATGACTGGGATCCAGTACCTGGCTTGTCTGTGGGCTCTGTGCATCACACAGACTGGAT tGTGTCACGAGGTCCAGATCTTGGAGCGGCATGCGGGGCAGGCTGCGGTTCTCCGCTGCTCGCTGGAGCGCAGGAACCCCGCGCCTTTGGGACTCTACGTGAAGCGTGTGTGGCGACATCCGAGTGAAGTCCTCTTCAAATACACGCAGAATGACTTCACTCCGAGGAACGCCGACGACAAAACCCGCATCACGGTGGACGGAGACCCGAGCACACACTCCGTGAACGTGACCATCTCCCAGCTGAGGCCCAGCGACACGGACCGTTACGTCTGTGACTTCATCGTGGATAACCCTTCAGGGGAAGACCTCCACCTGCCCGGAGACACGGAGTTCCTCCTGCTCGCCGGTGAAG GCTCTCTGGATGTAGGTTTGGTAGAGACGTGCGCCGGGAACTCGGCCATGCTCCCGTGTCTCACCACAAACGGGGAGGGCCTGGCTGTGGAAGGGATGATTCTGAAGCGGCGGAAAGATCTGGGACTCTGGGAGGTGTTATACCACTCAAAGCATCACCACAACAGCGGCGCTCCATTGTCCTCCCCGTCCCACTTTCCTGCTGAGAGGGTACACCTGTCCCCCGGTCTCGGCCCTACCGGCGTGACCTACAAcctgaccctccagcagctacAGCCTGAAGACAGCGGCCTGTACAGCTGCCAGCTGCTCCTACGGGGCAAATCCGACAGCACCCACGTAGGGAGAAAAGtgttcttcctgtctgtgcaAG AGCAGTGCGGCTGCACCCGCTACTCCACCCTGCTGTATGCTTTGTTCGCCGCTGTGGCtgttctcctcatcctccttgtgtttttgttagTTTATCAA CGTAAAACTCACCGCAGTGTCAAGCCCCACGCCCAACCCCCCATCTACGAGGAGATGTCCGGGGTGCAGACCACCAGTCGAAAACTGGTTCCCCTACATCTGGGGGAAGTGGAAGCTTCTGAGAACAGAAACCGACTTGTGATGAAATCCTGCGCTGGAAATCATTATGAAAGCCCCAGGGGGGCCGTCGCTCCTCAGAAGGAGTATGAAAAGTTTGATCAACTCTCCACCCTCATGagttaa
- the znf207b gene encoding BUB3-interacting and GLEBS motif-containing protein ZNF207b isoform X2: protein MGRKKKKQMKPWCWYCNRDFDDEKILIQHQKAKHFKCHICHKKLYTGPGLAIHCMQVHKETIDSVPNAIPGRTDIELEIYGMEGIPEKDMQERRRTLEQKSQESQKKKSNNQDDSDEDDDDDDEAGPSIPQASAVQPQSGYAAPMAQLGMPPVAGAPGMHHGGYQGMPPIMPGVPPMMHGMPPAMHGMPPGMMPMGGMMPPMMPGMPGLPPGMPPHMAPRPGMPHMAPAPTAGAIPSRQAAPVAQPAVTKPLFPSAAQAQQNTSGPAASNSHSTPSASDPPKATFPAYTQSSVSSSSSTSASSNSSSSTVAKPPATVSNKPATLTTTSATSKLIHPDEDISLEEMKAQLPRYQRLVPRPGQAHVAAPPVTAVGSIMPPQQGMPPQQPGMRHPMHGQYGAPPQGMPSYMPGGMPPYGQGPPMVPPYQGGPPMGIRPPAMSPAGRY from the exons ATGGGgcgaaaaaagaagaagcagatgaAGCCATGGTGCTG GTACTGTAATCGGGATTTTGATGACGAAAAGATCCTCATTCAGCATCAGAAGGCGAAGCAtttcaaatgtcacatttgCCACAAGAAGCTCTACACTGGTCCGGGTTTGGCTATTCATTGCATGCAG gtacacaAGGAAACTATTGATAGTGTTCCAAATGCAATTCCTGGAAGAACAGACATTGAGTTAGAGATCTATGGAATGGAGGGGATTCCGGAGAAGGACATGCAGGAGAGACGGAGGACATTAGAACAGAAGTCACAAG agagtcaaaagaaaaaatcaaacaatcagGATGACTCGGATgaagatgacgatgacgatgatgaagcAGGGCCTTCAATACCACAAGCTTCTGCGGTCCAGCCCCAGTCTGGTTACGCTGCTCCAATGGCCCAGCTTGGGATGCCTCCTGTGGCTGGAGCACCCGGGATGCACCATGGAGGATATCAAG GAATGCCTCCTATAATGCCAGGCGTCCCTCCTATGATGCACGGCATGCCTCCTGCCATGCATGGAATGCCGCCAGG TATGATGCCAATGGGTGGAATGATGCCTCCCATGATGCCAGGCATGCCTGGTTTACCCCCTG GGATGCCACCTCACATGGCCCCAAGGCCAGGGATGCCCCATATGGCTCCAGCCCCCACAGCAGGAGCTATACCCAGTCGCCAAGCAGCACCAGTGGCCCAGCCTGCTGTCACCAAACCATTGTTCCCCAGCGCAGCACAG gCCCAGCAGAACACTTCAGGACCTGCTGCCTCCAACTCCCATAGTACGCCTTCTGCCTCCGACCCTCCAAAAGCCACTTTTCCGGCCTACACCCAGTCctctgtctcttcttcctcttccacttctGCTTCTTCTAACTCTTCTAGCAGCACTGTGGCCAAGCCCCCAGCCACAGTGAGCAATAAACCTGCCACCCTCACCACCACGAGTGCAACTAGTAAGTTGATCCACCCTGATGAGGATATCTCACTG GAAGAGATGAAGGCTCAGTTGCCTCGCTACCAGCGTCTCGTACCCAGGCCCGGCCAGGCCCATGTGGCTGCTCCACCGGTGACAGCTGTGGGCAGCATAATGCCCCCACAGCAAGGCATGCCACCGCAGCAGCCTGGAATGAGGCATCCCATGCATG GTCAGTATGGTGCTCCTCCACAGGGCATGCCAAGCTACATGCCTGGAGGAATGCCACCATATGGGCAGGGACCTCCTATGGTGCCCCCTTACCAGGGAGGCCCTCCCATGGGTATAAGGCCGCCCGCCATGTCTCCAGCTGGACGCTACTGA